The sequence below is a genomic window from Drosophila busckii strain San Diego stock center, stock number 13000-0081.31 unplaced genomic scaffold, ASM1175060v1 Backbone_243, whole genome shotgun sequence.
GTGCAGGAGACCAAAGGATACAAAAATTGAATGGGAGACCATTTTGCAAATGAGAACAGTTCTTTTCGAATTTGAGCTCATACGAACTGGACATAGCCGGGCTGGCTTATGATGCTGCTTTAAAACTGGACATTGACATCCTTTGACAATGTGAGTTTAAACGAAGCTCAGAAAATGACTTTAACTAATGCTCAAGAGCTTCAGGATGAAGAAAAAGCGACTGCAACACTTAAGGAAATTGGCCCAGAGTCAGTAAAGCGTCGACTTTCAGAAGGCTTACGGTCTATTTTGCTTAAAGGGCAAATGTTTTACATCAAAGATGTGGACTCAATTATATTCCTATGCAGCCCCTTGATAGAAAATTTGGATGAGCTACATGGTATTGGATTGTACCTCAATGATCTAAATCCTCATGGCCTCAGCCGTGAGCTTGttatggctggctggcaacatTGTTCCAAGCTGGAAATGCTATTTGAAAAGGAAGAGCAACGATCCGATGAGTTGGAGAAGTCATTGGAACTGGCTGATTCATGGAAGACACAAGGCGATGAGCTCCTTTATTCCATGATACCTCGCCCTATTGCGGAGCGTATGCGGATGGGTCAGGAACATGTTTGTCAAAGTTTTGATGAAGTTTCCGTCATTTTCATAGAAGTCTTAAATATTTGCGATAGCGGATCAAATAATATCCAGGAAGCAATGCAAGCAGTAACTACACTGAACAAAGTATTTTCTGCGCTGGACGAAGAGATTATATCCccatttatatacaaagtcGAAACCGTAGGTATGGTCTACATGGCTGTATCGGGGGCACCCGATATCAATCCCTTGCATGCTGAGCACGCCTGTGATATGGCACTGCGTGTAATGAAGAAGGTAAAATCACAGGATTTGCCAGATGTAGCTATTCGTGTGGGCATTAATTCGGGTCCAGTGGTGGCTGGTGTGGTAGGTTTAAAAGTTCCTCGTTATTGCTTATTTGGGGACACTGTTAACACTGCTTCGCGCATGGAGAGTAGCTGTGATTCTTGGAAGATATAATTATCGAATTACACAGCCTTAAAGGTGCGCGAG
It includes:
- the LOC108604848 gene encoding LOW QUALITY PROTEIN: soluble guanylate cyclase 89Db (The sequence of the model RefSeq protein was modified relative to this genomic sequence to represent the inferred CDS: deleted 5 bases in 5 codons; substituted 3 bases at 3 genomic stop codons); the protein is MYGMLYESVQHYIQEEYGLETWKKICQIVDCKHNSFKTHQIYPDKLMPDFAQALSACTGQSFDFCMNFFGKCFVRFFSNFGYDKMIRSTGRYFCDFLQSIDQYNVQMKFLNNXCXKSPSMQLTSMDDNGAVILYRSGRTGMSKYLIGQMTEVAKEFYGLDVTAYVIESQNDICGGTAGPIKLTEGPLTVIVKYRLDFDNRDYMSNRVNIVAHPTQLKLPSVNLNVFLELFPFTFVLNHDMKITLAGEKIIETWILHNPGVNPKCFIGTHIMDVFKCRRPKDTKIEWETILQMRTVLFEFELIRTGHSRAAYDAALKLDIDSFDNVSLNEAQKMTLTNAQELQDEEKATATLKEIGPESVKRRLSEGLRSILLKGQMFYIKDVDSIIFLCSPLIENLDELHGIGLYLNDLNPHGLSRELVMAGWQHCSKLEMLFEKEEQRSDELEKSLELADSWKTQGDELLYSMIPRPIAERMRMGQEHVCQSFDEVSVIFIEVLNICDSGSNNIQEAMQAVTTLNKVFSALDEEIISPFIYKVETVGMVYMAVSGAPDINPLHAEHACDMALRVMKKVKSQDLPDVAIRVGINSGPVVAGVVGLKVPRYCLFGDTVNTASRMESSCDSWKIXLSNYTALKVREVGYKVEARGFVKVKGKGDMETYWLLKGPE